In a genomic window of Mageeibacillus indolicus UPII9-5:
- the pepF gene encoding oligoendopeptidase F — protein sequence MTNLPLRSEVPVNDKWDLTLLYSDENAYRQDIDALTVLIKKFLSTRPEWTDYHNIIHNIPEYENILSKMYKISSYAQLNLSTDYTDEKLQNLAGECNLLMDHAYTELAAFDASINNLSVDDLQACIKEDGKRAFFWRKVLENKSHTLEPAVEKALTALQPALDFPYNLYSLVKQTDLNFHCFTTGGQKLPLDFVTFENKYQYDPDTERRRAAFAAFSEDLRQVGNTFASAYNARVQNEKIIADLRHYNSIFDYLLQKQQVTAEMYHRQIDIIMRDLAPIMRRYAKLLKRVHGWDKITYADLHVPLDPSFTPSVTREEANKYVESALKIMGEDYSKVVHKALTERWVDFACNRGKSTGGFCATPINCNSFILLSWNKQLSDVFTLAHELGHALHFHYVNENQTYLGFEPSAYLIEAPSTCNEVLFSFSLLSESNNLRFRRWVLSTMLSNTYYHNFVTHLLEAAFQRKVYLAVDRGENLGFNALCQLMKDTLTEFWGDTVELTPGAELTWMRQPHYYMGLYSYTYSAGLTLGTIIAKRIYTEGKAAVDDWKTMLKAGGTLPPLELARLAKVDLSTAQPLEEVINYLSDIVDELESLTAEME from the coding sequence ATGACCAATCTACCTTTGCGTTCAGAAGTTCCCGTAAACGACAAATGGGACCTTACATTGTTGTACTCGGATGAAAATGCCTACCGCCAAGATATTGACGCTTTGACCGTTTTAATCAAAAAATTTTTGAGCACCCGGCCTGAATGGACGGACTATCACAATATTATTCATAATATCCCAGAATATGAAAATATATTGTCGAAGATGTATAAAATTTCCTCATATGCTCAACTTAATTTGTCGACTGATTATACAGATGAAAAACTACAGAATTTAGCTGGTGAATGTAATCTGCTCATGGATCATGCTTATACTGAGCTTGCTGCATTTGATGCATCAATAAATAATTTGAGTGTCGACGATTTGCAAGCCTGCATTAAGGAAGACGGCAAACGAGCATTTTTCTGGCGAAAAGTCTTGGAAAACAAGTCTCACACCTTGGAGCCGGCGGTGGAAAAAGCTCTGACAGCTTTGCAGCCGGCGTTGGATTTCCCGTACAATTTATATTCGCTGGTCAAGCAGACAGACCTTAATTTCCACTGCTTTACCACAGGCGGCCAAAAACTGCCGCTGGACTTCGTTACTTTTGAGAATAAATATCAATATGATCCTGATACGGAGCGTCGGCGTGCCGCATTTGCTGCTTTTAGCGAAGATTTACGCCAAGTTGGTAACACTTTTGCTTCCGCCTACAATGCAAGGGTGCAAAACGAAAAAATCATTGCCGATTTGCGCCATTACAATTCCATTTTCGACTATTTGTTGCAGAAACAGCAAGTGACTGCTGAAATGTATCATCGCCAAATCGATATTATTATGCGCGATTTAGCACCGATAATGCGTAGATATGCCAAACTTCTCAAACGTGTACATGGCTGGGACAAAATCACTTATGCCGATTTACATGTGCCGCTGGATCCAAGCTTTACGCCCTCAGTAACTCGCGAGGAAGCTAATAAGTATGTTGAATCAGCCTTAAAAATAATGGGTGAAGATTACAGTAAAGTTGTGCACAAGGCATTGACGGAACGTTGGGTGGACTTTGCTTGCAATCGAGGCAAATCTACTGGTGGTTTCTGCGCTACTCCGATTAACTGCAACTCGTTTATTTTGTTATCATGGAACAAGCAGCTAAGTGATGTTTTCACCTTAGCTCATGAATTGGGCCATGCCTTACATTTTCATTATGTCAATGAGAATCAGACTTATTTAGGTTTTGAACCGTCTGCATATCTCATTGAAGCACCTTCAACCTGCAACGAAGTCTTGTTCAGTTTCAGTCTTTTAAGCGAAAGTAATAATTTGCGATTCCGTCGTTGGGTTCTTTCGACTATGCTCAGCAACACATATTATCATAACTTCGTAACTCACTTGTTGGAGGCGGCCTTTCAGCGTAAAGTGTATTTGGCGGTTGATCGGGGCGAAAATTTAGGCTTTAATGCTTTGTGTCAGCTGATGAAAGATACACTGACCGAATTTTGGGGAGATACGGTGGAACTAACTCCGGGAGCGGAACTGACTTGGATGCGCCAACCGCATTACTACATGGGGCTTTATTCGTATACTTACAGCGCCGGGCTCACCTTAGGTACGATTATCGCCAAACGCATCTATACAGAAGGGAAAGCTGCCGTAGATGACTGGAAGACCATGCTCAAGGCGGGGGGGACATTGCCGCCGCTTGAATTGGCCAGGTTGGCAAAAGTGGATTTGTCCACTGCTCAACCGCTGGAGGAAGTTATCAATTATTTGTCTGATATAGTTGACGAACTGGAAAGTTTGACGGCGGAAATGGAATAA
- the rplI gene encoding 50S ribosomal protein L9 translates to MKVILLSDVKNLGKADAIVEVSDGYARNCLFKQKLAIEATSANINSYKIKKQAKLAAEKRELAAAEEDGKKLAGKTFKLAMKAGEGGKLYGALTAQEVATLLQKSGYEIDKKNITINSVLKNVGRTTATVKLHSQVKVDINIEVEAL, encoded by the coding sequence ATGAAAGTTATTTTATTGAGTGACGTAAAAAATCTCGGCAAAGCGGATGCGATAGTTGAAGTGTCTGACGGCTATGCACGCAACTGCTTATTCAAACAAAAGTTGGCAATTGAAGCTACTTCCGCCAATATCAATTCGTATAAAATTAAGAAACAGGCCAAGCTTGCGGCAGAAAAACGTGAATTAGCCGCGGCTGAAGAAGACGGGAAAAAGTTGGCCGGTAAGACTTTCAAACTGGCGATGAAAGCAGGTGAGGGCGGCAAGCTGTACGGAGCACTGACGGCCCAGGAGGTAGCCACTTTATTGCAAAAATCCGGCTATGAAATAGATAAGAAAAACATAACCATCAACAGTGTGTTAAAGAATGTCGGCCGAACCACGGCTACGGTAAAATTGCACAGTCAGGTTAAAGTAGACATCAATATTGAGGTTGAGGCACTCTAA
- the dnaB gene encoding replicative DNA helicase, whose product MADNNTGKSSSSLRGQVLPNNVEAEKSVLGCALANEKNLNTIAANLQDTDFYEPRHQFIFRAMLNLMSHGRPIDILTVYNALDGDKLADKVGGMPYISELLNQPPLIKNIDEYVSIVKEKSALRRLAVNMSEIIDLCLEQKENSELVINRAAEKIFQMRDSNETSGLEILKSVLSRKIEDMMENRHGSRSVPTGFASLDRITNGLTNGTMTILAARPGVGKSSFALNIATNIAVNQQGTVAVFSLEMSKEELATRILASFAGINSMSLQRNNISSGEMAKISAAVVKLMDAKLFIDDRVNCTPMEILAKCRQLKQEHSLSLVIVDYLQLMSLGSGRRNDSRQQEVSEISRSMKLIAKELDVPVLALSQLSRSSEQRKDEGGAPKLSDLRESGSLEQDADIVMFIVRKNSRPEEQQEQEAVELHIAKNRAGGLCNINLGWIPRFTRFYDIETATMQPPPEAVVSQDLPMPPGSNEELYPFE is encoded by the coding sequence ATGGCTGACAATAATACCGGCAAAAGCAGTTCAAGCTTGCGCGGACAGGTTTTGCCCAATAATGTCGAAGCGGAAAAATCAGTTTTGGGTTGTGCATTAGCCAACGAAAAGAATTTGAATACGATTGCCGCCAATCTGCAAGATACGGATTTCTATGAGCCACGGCATCAATTTATTTTTCGCGCTATGCTTAATTTGATGTCTCATGGCCGTCCGATTGATATCCTGACCGTATACAACGCTTTAGACGGTGACAAGTTGGCCGATAAAGTTGGCGGAATGCCTTATATTTCCGAGCTTTTAAATCAGCCTCCATTAATAAAGAACATCGATGAATACGTATCTATAGTCAAGGAAAAGTCTGCCCTGCGCCGCTTAGCCGTGAATATGAGTGAAATTATCGATCTTTGTTTGGAACAGAAAGAAAACTCGGAACTCGTGATTAATCGGGCGGCCGAGAAAATTTTTCAGATGCGTGATAGCAATGAGACTAGCGGTCTGGAGATTCTTAAATCTGTTTTAAGTCGCAAAATCGAAGATATGATGGAAAACAGGCACGGTAGCCGCTCGGTTCCGACCGGTTTTGCGTCATTAGACAGAATTACTAACGGCTTAACCAATGGTACAATGACTATCTTAGCCGCCCGACCGGGTGTAGGTAAATCATCTTTTGCGCTGAATATCGCTACCAATATAGCGGTTAATCAGCAAGGTACTGTAGCCGTATTCAGCCTGGAAATGTCCAAAGAAGAGCTGGCGACTAGAATTTTGGCCTCATTCGCAGGTATCAATTCGATGTCTTTGCAACGCAACAATATCTCATCCGGAGAAATGGCCAAGATAAGTGCGGCTGTAGTCAAACTTATGGATGCAAAATTATTCATTGATGACCGTGTTAATTGCACGCCTATGGAGATTTTGGCTAAATGTCGTCAGCTAAAACAAGAACACAGCTTAAGTTTAGTGATTGTAGATTATTTACAGTTGATGAGTTTAGGATCTGGGCGACGCAACGATAGTCGTCAGCAGGAAGTATCGGAAATTTCCCGGTCAATGAAGCTTATAGCTAAAGAACTGGATGTTCCTGTATTAGCTCTTTCTCAGTTAAGCAGAAGCAGCGAGCAGCGCAAAGATGAGGGCGGTGCACCTAAGCTGTCCGATTTACGTGAGTCCGGTTCTTTGGAACAGGATGCCGATATTGTTATGTTCATAGTGCGTAAGAATTCTCGTCCTGAGGAACAGCAAGAACAAGAAGCGGTGGAATTACATATCGCCAAAAACCGTGCGGGTGGTTTATGTAATATCAACCTCGGTTGGATACCGCGTTTCACGCGTTTTTATGATATTGAAACTGCCACTATGCAACCCCCACCGGAGGCAGTAGTGAGTCAGGACTTACCTATGCCGCCAGGTAGTAACGAGGAGCTTTACCCATTTGAATAG